The genomic DNA CTGCAGGATTGCTGCCTGCAGTTCCCGGACGCCCCCGCCGACGAACTGCGCGCCGCGGTGGTCGCCGGTGCCCTGGCCGCACTGGGCCAGCAGGTGTCCCCGGGCTAGAGTCGGATGTCATGCGCTTCGGATTGTTCATCCCGCAAGGCTGGCGTCTGGATCTGGTCGGCATCGACCCGAAAGAGCAGTGGGCGGTGATGAACGGGCTCGCCACCTACGCCGACACCGCGAAGGCCTGGGACTCACTGTGGGTCTACGACCACTTCCACACCGTTCCGGTGCCCAGCGGCGAAGCGACCCATGAGGCGTGGTCGCTGATGGCGGCGTACGCCGCCACCACCTCGCGCATCAAGCTCGGGCAGATGTGCACGGCCATGAGTTACCGCAACCCGGCGTATCTGGCCAAGGTGGCCGCCACCGTCGACGTGATTTCCGGGGGCCGCGTGCAGATGGGCATCGGCGGCGGCTGGTACGAGCACGAGTGGCGCGCCTACGGCTACGGCTTCCCGTCGGCCGGTGTGCGACTGGGCCGCCTGGACGAGGGTGTGCAGATCATGCGCGACGCCTGGCGCGACGGGGTGGTGAGCTTCGACGGCAAGCACTATCAGGTGGACGGGGCCATCGTGGCGCCGAAACCCTTGCAGGACGGCGGGATCCCGCTGTGGATCGCCGGCGGCGGGGAGAAGGTGACGCTGCGGATCGCCGCCCGGTACGCGCAGTACACCAACTTCGCCTCGGCCCCCGAGGTGTTCCAGAACAAGTCGGAGATCCTGGCCGGGCACTGCCGCGACGTGGGCACCGACTTCGACGCGATCGTGCGGTCCTCCAACGTGAACGTCGTCCTCGGTTCCTCCGAAGCCGAGGTCGCCGACCGCCTCGAGCGGATCCGGTCGCGGGTCAAGGACGTCGCCGGCCAGGACGCCACCGACGCCATGATCGCCTCGATGAGTGGCCCGGGCACCGGTGCGGGCACACCCGAGCAGGTGATCGAGACGCTGACCAACCTGCGCGGCCTGGGCTGTGAGTACGTGATCTGCTACTTCCCCGAAGCGGCCTACGACCGCTCGGGCATCGAGATGTTCGAGCGCGAGGTCATCCCCGCACTGCAGTGACACTGCGATGATTTCCGGCCGCGCCCGGGGTCGGTACGGGTATGACGACGATGACGCCCTGCCTGTGGTTCGACAACACTCTCGAAGAAGCCATCGAGTTCTACACCTCGGTCTTCCCCAACTCCTCGGTGGAGTCGCTGGTGCGCTACACCGAGGCCGGACCCGGCAAACCCGGTGACATCTGTTATGGCGCATTCGTCCTCGACGGCAACCGCTTCCTCGGCATCAACGGCGGCCCGGAGTTCCGCTTCACCGAGGCGGTGTCGTTCGAAGTGCGGTGCGCCGACCAGGCCGAGGTGGACCACTACTGGGCCCGGTTGACCGACGGCGGCGAGGAATCCCAGTGCGGCTGGCTCAAGGACCGGTACGGGCTGAGCTGGCAGATCGTGCCGGAGCGGCTCTACCAACTGCTCGAGCACGATGATCCGGCGGTGGCCGCTGCCGCCACCACGGCAATGCTCGGGATGCGCAAGATCGTGGTCGCCGAACTGGAGGCCGCCGTCGCGGCGATGTGACCCAGACGCCCCGGTGATGCGAAGATGCCTCGTCGACATCCGAGCAAACAGGGACGAGTGACGTATGACCAGGACTGACGAGAATCTCGTCGCCGGGGTGCCGCGCAGCCGCATCGTCGTGGCCTCGATGGTGGGCACCACCATCGAGTTCTTCGACTTCTACATCTACGCCACCGCGGCGGTGTCGGTGTTCCCGCACCTGTTCTTCCCCAAGGGCGACGGCACCGCGGCGCTCCTGGCCTCGCTGGCGACGTTCGGTCTGGCGTTCGTCGCCCGGCCGCTGGGGTCGATCCTGTTCGGGCACTTCGGGGATCGGGTGGGACGCAAGGCCACCCTGGTGGGCTCGCTGCTGACGATGGGGATCGCGACGTTCGCCATCGGTCTGCTGCCCACCTATGCCCAGGTGGGTGTGCTGGCGCCGGCGCTGCTGGCCGTCATGCGCTTCGCCCAGGGGCTGGCACTCGGCGGGGAATGGAGCGGGGCGGCGCTGCTGGCCACCGAGACCGCGAAGCCCGGGAAGCGCGCGTGGGCGGCGATGTGGCCCCAACTCGGGGCCCCGTTCGGCTTCCTGCTGGCCAACGGGCTGTTCCTGATCCTGATCATCGCGCTGGGGCACAGCAACACCGAACCCGACCTCGACGGAGCATTTCTCACCTGGGGCTGGCGGGTGCCGTTCCTGCTGTCGGCGATCATGGTCGCGATCGGGCTCTACGTCCGGCTGAAGCTGACCGAGACGCCGGTCTTCGCCCGCGCCGTGGAGCGCGGCGAACGGGTCAAGACTCCGCTGGCCGAGGTGTTCCGCGGCAGCTGGCGGCAGCTGATCATCGGGACCTTCGTCATGCTGGCCACCTACACGCTGTTCTACATCGTGACCACCTGGGCACTGAGCTACGGCACCGGCAAGCGCCCGCCCGACGGCAGCGGACTCGGCTTCGGGTACGTCGATTTCCTGTATCTGCAACTGATCTCGGTGTTGTTCTTCGCCGGCGCGTTGCCGATCTCGGGCCTGCTGGCCGACAGGTTCGGCCGCCGCCGCACCCTGCTGGTGATCACCGCGGGCATCATCGTCTTCGGCGCCTGCTTCGGCCTGCTGCTCGGTACGCGTAGCGAAGGCATGACACTGCTGTTCCTGGTGCTCGGCATGACACTGATGGGTCTGACGTTCGCCCCGATGAGTGCGGTGCTGCCAGAGCTGTTCCCGACCAACGTCCGTTACACCGGATCGGGCATCTCCTACAACCTCTCGAGCATCCTCGGTGCGGCCGTCGCCCCGTTCATCGCCACCTATCTGGCCACCACCTACAGCGTCGGATGGGTCGGGGTCTACCTGGCCGCGGCGGCCGCGCTGACCTTCATCGCCCTGCTGGTGATGCCCGAGACCAAGGACACCAGCCTCGACGAGGTCACCACTACGGCGTGACCGCCAGGTGCCGGCGCACCAACGCCAGGCACTCGGCCCGCAGCCGTTCGTGCATCGTCGGGTCAGCGCTCAGCATCAGCTGCAACACGGTTCCGCGCAGCAGGCCCACCAGCAGGTAGGCGAACGCGGCGGCGTCGGTGTCCGCGCGGATGTCACCGGCGGCGATCCCGTCGGCGACCGCGCCGGCGATGAGGTCGCGGAACCACTGGTCCCGCTCGAGGTAGACCTCGCGGACGTTGACGTCGTTGGCGGCCGCCTCGCCCCACATCAACAAAAATGCGCGGGTGACGCCGGCGACGCCGTCCGGCGGCAGCGCCAGATACCGCGCGGTGAGCTCGAGGATCCACTGCAGACCGGTCGCGTCCGGGGGGACGCTGACCAGGATCTGGGCGTGCTCGACGGCGCGGCGCAGCAGTTCCTTCTTGGAGCCGAACTGATGGGTGACGATGCCGCGGCTGTAGCCGGCGGCCGCGCCCACCTGCGCTGTCGACATGGCACGTGAGCCCGACTCCGCGATCAGTGCCAGGGCCGCGTCGAGCAGACGGTGTTCGGTCTCGGCGCGGCGCTGCTGCTGGGTACGACGACCGGGCATGCCAACATGCTATGCGATCAGCAAGTAACCTCGAGGCATGCCTTCCGACAATCTGTCCGTATCCGTTCTCGAAGCCGACCGTGCCGACGCGTTCGAGCACACCCGAATCGTGTCCGACCGTCTGCCCGATGACCCTGACGCCCTCGTCCTGGAGGTGCTGCGCTTCAGCCTCGCCACCAACAACCTGGGCTACGTGATGCTCGCGGACTTTCTGCGGTCCTGGGACGCCTACCCGTCACCGACGCCGGGCTGGGGGCGGGTACCGGTCTGGGGTGCCGCGCGCGTGCTCGCCGCACCGCCGGGCGTCGCGGACGTGGGGACCGTGGTGACGGGGTACCTACCGATGGCCACCCACACCGCGCTGCGGGCCGCCGCCGTGCCCGAGGGGGTGCTGGCCGTCGACCAACCCCGGGCTGCGATGCTGCCCATCTACCGGCGGCTGACCACGGCACCGCCGGTGCTGGCGCAGTGGGACGAGCACCAGATCGACGTCGACACCGTGCTGCTGGCCGTCTTCCCGTTCGCCGCGCTGCTGGCCCGCGACCTTCAGCAGCAGACGGACCGGGTGGTGGTCTCCAGCGCGTCGAGCCGCTCGGCGGCGGCGCTGGCCCGGTTGTTGAGCGGCGCGGGCACCGCGGTCACCGGGCTCACCAGCGCCCGCCACCGCGCGGCCGTGGAGTCGTTCGGGGTCTACGAGCAGGTACTGACCTACGACGACATCGCGGCCCTGCCGATCGGCGGGGACGTCGTGTACGCCGACCTGGCCGGTTCCGCCGAGGTGGGCGCCGCGCTGGGAACCCGGTTGGGGTCCCGGCTGGCCGCCACGGTGGTGGTCGGAGGCACCCATCTGCGCAGCTGGTCGGCCGACGCACCGCAGGACCCCACGGTGTCGGTGTTCAACACCGGTGACCGAGAGCAGGAGCTGGCCGCCGAACTCGGCCAGGAGGCGGTCGAGCAGCTCTACCTCGCGGCGCGGATAGACCTCAACGGATGGGCCTGCCCGTGGCTGCAGGTGCGCACGCTATCCGGTCTCGAGGCGGCCGATGCGACCTGGCGCGACATCGCGGCCGGCCGCTCGGATCCGCTGTCCGCGGTGGTGATCCGGCCCTAGCCGGAAGCTAAGGTGACCTCGGTGTCGCCACTGCTGCTCACCCTCGACTTCGTGGGTACCTTCGTCTTCGCGCTCAACGGCGCGCTGACCGCGGTGCGGCTGGAACGCCTCGACGTCTTCGGGGTGATCACCCTCGGCATGTTCACCGGACTCGGCGGCGGCACCATCCGTGATGTGCTGCTCGACGCGCTGCCGCCGGCCACCTTCGTCGACTGGCGTTACCTGGCCCTGGCCGCGGGCGGGGGACTGCTCGCCTTCCTGCTGAGTCGTCGCCTGGACCGGCTCGCGGTGCCCATCGTCGTGCTCGATGCGGTGGGGCTCAGCGTGTTCGCGGTGCTGAGCGCCTACAAGGCGCTGGACATGGGATTCGGTGTGGTGCAGGCGATGATCGTCGGAACGGTCACCGCCGTCGGCGGCGGCACCATCCGCGACGTGATGATCGGGCGGATCCCCACCGTCCTGCGCAGTGAGCTGTACGCCATTCCGGCGCTGATCGGCGCCGGATGCGCGTCGGCCGCCTACAGCGCCGGCTACCACGGCACCGTGGCCGCGCTCGGGTCGGCCGCGGTGTGCTTCGTCATCCGGATCGTCGGGGTGTACTTCGGCCTGGACGCGCCGCGAACCCGCAGCCATCACTGACCTCAGCGCATGTGCAGGCCGTAAGGCACCGCCTTGACGAGGGTCACCGACATCGTCGCGCCGCTGGGAACCTGGTAATCGCGTTGGTCACCGGGCCGCGCTCCCACCAGCGCCGCCCCCAGCGGTGAGGTGACGGTGTAGACCTCCAGGTCGCCGTATTCGACACCGCCGACGCCGAGCAGGAACGTCTCGGTCTCGCCGGTGTCGGCGAAACGCACCGTCAGGACCATGCCCGGTTCGGCGACCCCGTCGTCGGGCGGATCCTGGCCCACCACGGCATGGAGCAGCAGATCGTGGATGCGCTGGATCCGGGACCGCCGGGCGTGCTCGATGGCGACGGCGTTGGCGTCGTCGCCATCCCGGCGCCCGGTGGCCAGGCTGTTGAGCAGGTCCAGTTCGGCCATCAACCGGCCGTGCGCCTGGGTGGTCAGCCAGATCGGCTGTGCGATGGTCATGAAAGTGCCTCCAGGGTGGTTCGGGAACAACAAGGTCGTCGTCAGGGGCGGGTCACAGCGCCGCCCCTGACGACTCGGGGGAGAAGCCTGATCAGCGCAGCGGGTCGACGGCCTGCAGTGCCGCGCTGCGTTTTCCGGTGGTGACCAGCTCGGCCATCATTCGACCGGTGGCCGGGCCGTGCGCCAGACCCCACATGCCGTGCCCGCCGGCGACGAAGACCCCGCGCTGGACCACGCCGATGAGTGGGCGGCCGTCGGAGGTGACCGGTCGGGGGCCCACCCAGACGTCGCTGCGCCGGTCCCAGTCCACGCCGTCGAGCAGCGGCGACGCGGACTCGACGATGGCGCGTACCCGCGCGGCGACCGGCGGGGCATCCGGGTCGCGGAACTCCATGGTGCCTGCCACGCGCAACGCGCCCTGGTACGGCGTGCACGCCACCCGCGCCTCGGGCAGGTAGATCGGCCCCGGAGCCGGACGGTCCACCGGCACCGTGAACGAGTACCCGCGCCCGGCGCGCACCGGGGTGCGGACCCACCGGCCGGCCAGTCGCGAGAGCCAGGCGCCGGTGGCCAGGACGACGGCGTCGGCGGTGCGTGGCGGTTCGCCGCGCAGGAACACCTGGACGCCCCGCGCGGTCGGGCGGACGTCGGTGACCTCGCCGGTGGTGATGGTGGCGCCGCGTCCGGTGACCGCGCCGCCCAGCGCGTGGGTGAACCGCCCCGGATCCACGAAGCGCTGGTGTTCCACGCTCACCCCCACCGCGGCGGCCGACGACACCAGGGGAGCCTGCTCGCGCAGCTGCTCACCCGACAGCAGGCGGTAGTCGAGCTCCTGGCCGGCACGCTGCAGCGCGCGCAGCTCGGCCTCGAGGTGGGCAGCGTGGCCGGCGGTACCGAACACCGCGGTGATGGGCCCGTCCGTGGTCGGAACGTCCACGCCGTTGCCGGTCAGCACATCGAACGCCTCGAGGCATTCCTGGTTGAACGGCAGGTTTGCCGCCACCGCCTGCCGCCACACCGACGGGCGGCACGCCACCGCGAACCGCGCCAGGAACGACCACAATGCCGGATCGGCCGTGGGCGGAATATGCAGCGGTGCAGCAGGATTGAACAGTGACCGCAGACCGTAGGCCAGGGTGGCCGGTTGATTGAGCGGGATGGTGAGCGCCGGCGACACCCAGCCGGCGTT from Mycolicibacterium tokaiense includes the following:
- a CDS encoding VOC family protein, whose amino-acid sequence is MTTMTPCLWFDNTLEEAIEFYTSVFPNSSVESLVRYTEAGPGKPGDICYGAFVLDGNRFLGINGGPEFRFTEAVSFEVRCADQAEVDHYWARLTDGGEESQCGWLKDRYGLSWQIVPERLYQLLEHDDPAVAAAATTAMLGMRKIVVAELEAAVAAM
- a CDS encoding TetR/AcrR family transcriptional regulator, whose translation is MPGRRTQQQRRAETEHRLLDAALALIAESGSRAMSTAQVGAAAGYSRGIVTHQFGSKKELLRRAVEHAQILVSVPPDATGLQWILELTARYLALPPDGVAGVTRAFLLMWGEAAANDVNVREVYLERDQWFRDLIAGAVADGIAAGDIRADTDAAAFAYLLVGLLRGTVLQLMLSADPTMHERLRAECLALVRRHLAVTP
- a CDS encoding trimeric intracellular cation channel family protein, with translation MTSVSPLLLTLDFVGTFVFALNGALTAVRLERLDVFGVITLGMFTGLGGGTIRDVLLDALPPATFVDWRYLALAAGGGLLAFLLSRRLDRLAVPIVVLDAVGLSVFAVLSAYKALDMGFGVVQAMIVGTVTAVGGGTIRDVMIGRIPTVLRSELYAIPALIGAGCASAAYSAGYHGTVAALGSAAVCFVIRIVGVYFGLDAPRTRSHH
- a CDS encoding MFS transporter; its protein translation is MTRTDENLVAGVPRSRIVVASMVGTTIEFFDFYIYATAAVSVFPHLFFPKGDGTAALLASLATFGLAFVARPLGSILFGHFGDRVGRKATLVGSLLTMGIATFAIGLLPTYAQVGVLAPALLAVMRFAQGLALGGEWSGAALLATETAKPGKRAWAAMWPQLGAPFGFLLANGLFLILIIALGHSNTEPDLDGAFLTWGWRVPFLLSAIMVAIGLYVRLKLTETPVFARAVERGERVKTPLAEVFRGSWRQLIIGTFVMLATYTLFYIVTTWALSYGTGKRPPDGSGLGFGYVDFLYLQLISVLFFAGALPISGLLADRFGRRRTLLVITAGIIVFGACFGLLLGTRSEGMTLLFLVLGMTLMGLTFAPMSAVLPELFPTNVRYTGSGISYNLSSILGAAVAPFIATYLATTYSVGWVGVYLAAAAALTFIALLVMPETKDTSLDEVTTTA
- a CDS encoding GreA/GreB family elongation factor; protein product: MTIAQPIWLTTQAHGRLMAELDLLNSLATGRRDGDDANAVAIEHARRSRIQRIHDLLLHAVVGQDPPDDGVAEPGMVLTVRFADTGETETFLLGVGGVEYGDLEVYTVTSPLGAALVGARPGDQRDYQVPSGATMSVTLVKAVPYGLHMR
- a CDS encoding LLM class F420-dependent oxidoreductase, which codes for MRFGLFIPQGWRLDLVGIDPKEQWAVMNGLATYADTAKAWDSLWVYDHFHTVPVPSGEATHEAWSLMAAYAATTSRIKLGQMCTAMSYRNPAYLAKVAATVDVISGGRVQMGIGGGWYEHEWRAYGYGFPSAGVRLGRLDEGVQIMRDAWRDGVVSFDGKHYQVDGAIVAPKPLQDGGIPLWIAGGGEKVTLRIAARYAQYTNFASAPEVFQNKSEILAGHCRDVGTDFDAIVRSSNVNVVLGSSEAEVADRLERIRSRVKDVAGQDATDAMIASMSGPGTGAGTPEQVIETLTNLRGLGCEYVICYFPEAAYDRSGIEMFEREVIPALQ
- a CDS encoding NAD(P)/FAD-dependent oxidoreductase; its protein translation is MVGDSIDGAPRSVIVVGAGIVGLSTAWFLAERGVEVTVVDRTGVAAGASWGNAGWVSPALTIPLNQPATLAYGLRSLFNPAAPLHIPPTADPALWSFLARFAVACRPSVWRQAVAANLPFNQECLEAFDVLTGNGVDVPTTDGPITAVFGTAGHAAHLEAELRALQRAGQELDYRLLSGEQLREQAPLVSSAAAVGVSVEHQRFVDPGRFTHALGGAVTGRGATITTGEVTDVRPTARGVQVFLRGEPPRTADAVVLATGAWLSRLAGRWVRTPVRAGRGYSFTVPVDRPAPGPIYLPEARVACTPYQGALRVAGTMEFRDPDAPPVAARVRAIVESASPLLDGVDWDRRSDVWVGPRPVTSDGRPLIGVVQRGVFVAGGHGMWGLAHGPATGRMMAELVTTGKRSAALQAVDPLR
- a CDS encoding DUF2855 family protein, with the protein product MPSDNLSVSVLEADRADAFEHTRIVSDRLPDDPDALVLEVLRFSLATNNLGYVMLADFLRSWDAYPSPTPGWGRVPVWGAARVLAAPPGVADVGTVVTGYLPMATHTALRAAAVPEGVLAVDQPRAAMLPIYRRLTTAPPVLAQWDEHQIDVDTVLLAVFPFAALLARDLQQQTDRVVVSSASSRSAAALARLLSGAGTAVTGLTSARHRAAVESFGVYEQVLTYDDIAALPIGGDVVYADLAGSAEVGAALGTRLGSRLAATVVVGGTHLRSWSADAPQDPTVSVFNTGDREQELAAELGQEAVEQLYLAARIDLNGWACPWLQVRTLSGLEAADATWRDIAAGRSDPLSAVVIRP